From Jiangella mangrovi:
ATGTCCTTGAGGTCCGGCACGGACTTGCTCTGCGGTTCCACGGTCATGCGTTGGCCTTCTTCCTGTGCGTCCGACCTGGATCGGGATGGGAGCCTCCGCGACGCCCGAGCATGACGCGCGTCACTTTTCCGGGGCTCTTCGCTAGAGGATACATGATACAGACGGTGGGTCAACGGTCCTGGCCGACTCGTTATCTCTGTCGACAAACGATGTCTGACCTGCTTCTATGACGTTACAGCAACGTCAACGTCGGCCAGCCAGCGCTTGATTCGCGCGACGGACTCGACGGGCGCCTCCCAGAAATAGCCGTGCTTGACGCCGGGCAGCACCGACAGCGTCGCCGAGGGCAGCGCGCGGGCCAGGTACAGCGACTGGTCCACGTGGGACCCCGTTCCGCCGGCGTGCGCGTCCGCGTCGCCGACGAGCACGAAGGCGGGGTGCGCGATGAGCCGCAGCAGCTCGACGGTGTCGTGCTGCTGCCGCGCGGTGACGTGCTGGAAGTAGTCGACCAGCGTGGGCCGGCCCTCCCAGAACGCGTCGAACAGCCAGTCGACCGGCTCCGGGTGGGCCAGCGCGTAGGACTCGGTGAAGAAGGTGTCGCGCTGCGACTTGCGGACGTAGCCGTCGTAGCCGAGCTCGACCATGCCGGCCGCCATCTTCGCGGGGATGCCGCGGGTGTGGCCGTCCTCGGCGCCGGGCAGCGGTCCGGGCCCGCTGGCGGCCAGGATCAGCCCGCCGACGCGGGCGGCGCCGTCCAGCGCCATCCACTGCGCGACGCGGCCGCCCATCGAGTGCCCCACCACGTGCGCCGTCGAGATGCCCAGAGCCGACAGCAGCCCCAGCGCGTCGGCGGCCAGCATCCGGGTCGAGAACGCCCCGGCCGGGCCGGTGGTGCGCCCGGTGCCGCGGTGGTCGTAGGTGATGACGGTGTAGTCGCGGGCAAGGTCGTTGACCATCCCCGGCCACCACGTGGAGCCGTTGTAGCCCGTCCCCGCCACCAGCAACAACGCCGGACCCGTGCCCGTCACCTGATAGGCGATGTCCAGATCCCCCACCCGAACCCTGCTCATCCGACCTCCGCCGCGACGACTGGATTTGATTAAATATCCAAGCTAGTGGCGGGTGTGTTCCAGGTCAATGGTTCGTGAGGACGGGGTTGAACGGCCGCTCAGGCGGCGCGGCGTCGCTCGTGGCCTGTCGCGCGGGCGAACAGTGTGGGATCGCTGCGCCGACGAAGTGAGATCACGGTCGTGGACACGACACTGATGCCTCATCGATTCCGCAGCGATGCCGCAGTGATCGCCGCACGGTGACCCGGCGCTACCCCGTCGCGCCGCGTGGCTGCCCGCGCCCGGGCGCACGGCCCGGCTTGTCACGGGTGCCGAACCCGCGACCGGGCGGCGCCAAGGGTGCCGTTCGCTGGGCTCGGCAACGGTGTGGGATCGCTCCGCCGACTGGGTGGCACTACTGTCGCCCCGGCAACAGCTACGCCACCCGCGCCCGGCAGCACCGAGTGCTTGGCTCGCTGAGCCTCATGTCTAGGCGTCCGGCAGCTCAGGCGGTGTCGACCCGCAGGCGGCGGATCACGACGGCGACGACGAGGGCGATGACGCCGAACACGGCCAGGGCCCAGGCGCCGCCGAACGCCGTCGCCAACGCACCGGCCACGAGGGCGAACAGCGGCCGCAGCCCCAGGTGCGCCATCGAGAAGACCGCCATGACCCGGCTGCGGAAGTCGTCGGGCGAGAGCATCTGCAGCGAGCCGCTCAGCAGCGGGATGCTCAGCGAGAACCCGATGCCGATGGGCAGCGCCCCCAGCGCCAGGACGGGCAGGCTGCCGCCCACCGCGACCACCGCGGCGCCGAGCGCCTGCAGCGCGAACGCCGTCGTGAGCATCCAGCGCCGCGGGAGCACCTTCTCGATGAGCCCGAACGTCACCAGTCCCAGCATGGCGCCGATGCTGTTGCCCATGATGATCACGCCGGCGGCGTCGGGCAGGTCCAGCTCGTGCGAGAGCGTGGGCGCCAGGGTGCGCAGGGCCTCGACGGCGGCGTTGGTGAGCACGACGGCGAGCAGGATGGCCGGCATGAGCGGGGTGCGGGCGACGAACCGCAGCCCCTCGACGACGCCGCCGGAGCTCTTCTTCTTCACCGCGCCGCGGTCGGCCGTGGCGTCGAGGCGGATGAGGAGCATCGCCACGATCGGGCCCAGGCAGCTGACGGCGTTGAACGTGAACGCCCACGTCGGGGTGGCCGCCAGCAGGATGACCGACGCGATGCCCGGGCCGGCGATCTGCCCGAACTGGAACTGCACCACGTTCAGCGCCGTCGCGCGGGCGACCTGCGCGCGCGGGACCAGTAGGGCGATCAGCGCGAGCATCGGCGGCTTCGTGAACGCGTTGGCTGTGCCCAGCAGGAAGCACGTGGCCACCAGCACCCAGGGCGTCAGCGAGCCCGACCCGCTCAGCACGGCCATCACCGCGGCCACCACGAGGGCGACGGACTGGGTGACGACGACCATGCGGCGGCGCTCGACGCGGTCGCCGAGGGCGCCGGCGGGCAGGCTGAAGAGCAGGTTGGGGATGAAGATGGCGAAGTTGACCACGCCGACCATGAACGGCGAGCCGGTGAGCGAGAGCATGAGGACGGAGGCGCAGACGTTGCTGGCCCAATTGCCGGGGCTCGAGACGATGCCGGCCCACCAGTAGATCGCGAAGTCGCGCCGCCGCAGCGGGCCGCGGGACTCGTCGTCCCCCGTGGGCAGGTCCGTCATCCTTGCACCAACTCCCATGGAAGACGCTCGGACTTCGGACAGGCAGCGCGGATCTGATTTTCTATCTAAGATACTTAGCACACCCACGAGAGGAGTGGCACCATGTCCGACACTGCCGGTCCAGGCCTGCGCGCGCTGGTCTACGCCGAGCTCCCGCCCAACGCGACGCCGACGGGCACCGCCTGCCACCCCATCCACCGGCACGTGCTCGCGCACGCCGAGGGTGACATCGTGGAGCTGACCAAGCAGAAGATGAGCGCGGAGTTCGGCGACGAGCCGCACGTCGTGCTGACCATCAAGGACGGCGACCTCGACCCGGCCACCGACGGCGACCTGGTGGGCCCGCTGGCGCTCACCGCCGGCGGCCTGCTGGTGTTCGGCGTGGCCTACCGACTGGAGGATGCGTGAACGTGAGCGACGAGTACTGCCCGGAGTGCGACTCCGCGAAGAAGGTCGAGCTGAGCCGCGCCGACGAGGTCGACTCGCGCGGCTTCGTGGCCGTGCTCTACCAGTGCGAGGAGTGCGGGACCGCCTGGGACGCCTACGCCCGCCCGGAGAGCTGACCCCGGGCGGACGACGGGTCAGCGGGTGGTGGCCGCCGCAGTGGGGCCGTTCTCGGAGACCAGCTTCTGCAGCTCCTCGGACACGTGCGAGAGGTGCGTCGAGAGCCACTTCTTGCCGCCCTCGAGGTCGCCCTTCTCGAGGTGCGACAGCAGGCCGGGGTGGCCGCCGTGCTCCTCGGTGACGCGCAGGAGCAGCAGGTAGCGCCCGACCGAGCCGCGCAGGTGCTTGGCCTCGCCCAGGGCGCGCGGCCGCTCGGCCAGCGCGTACAGCTTCTCGTAGAAGTCCTTGCGGATCTCGAGGCCGTCGGCGAGGTCGGCGGCGGACTCCATGGCCTCGGCGGACTTGCGCAGGTCGCGCAGGATGTCCTCGTTGAGGTGCGGCATGGCCCGCTCGAGCAGGTAGGTCTCGAGCAGGATGCGCAGCTCGTAGATCTCGGCGATCTCGTCGGGGAGCAGCACCGAGACGGTGACGCCGCGGTGGGCGTGGATGCGCACCAGGCCCTCACCCTCGAGCTGGCGCAGGCTGGCGCGGACCGGCATGCGGCTCACCCCGAGCGTGGCCGCGATGTTGTCGAGGTTCAGCCGCTGCCCCGGCGGGAAGTGACCCTGCAGGATCGCCTCGCGGATGAACGACTGCGTCATGTCCTCGACGGTCTGGAACGTGCCGCGGACGGACTGGGCGAGCCGGTCGAGGACCTCCTGGCCCGCCGCTGACTGACCATTGTCCGCGGCGGCTGCCTTCGCCTTCGCCATGATTCTTCCCCTGCCTCCCGTATTTCTCGGGAATACAATAGTCAATCGCTGTTCATCAGGCGCCATACGCGCTCGGGAGTGAGCGGAAGTCGGTCGGGCCAGCGCCCGACAGCACGCGCCACCGCCGACGCCACGGCCCCTCCGATGGGGTTGAGCGTGCCCTCGCCCGCACCTTTAGCGCCATACGGTCCCACACCGTCCCTGCGCTCGGCAATCATCAGGTCGATCTTGCGGGGCAGGTCCTTGACCCGCGGCACGCGATAGTCGACGACGTTGGCGTTGGCCAGCTGCGGCCCGTCGTAGACCAGTTCCTCGTGCAACGCGCTGCCCAGGCCCTGCGTGGCGGCACCGAGATCCTGCCCCTCGACGGCCCTCGGGTTGATGGCGAAACCGACGTCGGCGACGGTGACCAGCTGGTCGACGGCGACGACTCCGGTCTCGGGGTCGATCTCCACCGCGACGCCGACCATGCCGACCTCCCAGAACGGCGGCATCTTCTGCGTGGCGCCGTCGCGGCGCAGCAGCCCGACACCGGTGACCTCGCCGGCCGAGCCGCCGAACCACTGGCGGACGACGGAGCCGAAGTCGAGCTCGCGCCCGTCCGGGCCGGCGACCGCTCCGGGGAGGTCGCGCACGGCGTCGGCGCTGCACTCGAACAGCTCGGCGGCCATGTCGCGCAGCCGGGACCGGGCGTCGGCGCAGGCCCGCTGCAGCGCCAGGCCGACCAGCGTGGTGGTGCGGCTGGCGCCCGTGGTGCGCTCGTACGGCGTGACCGACGTGTCGGACTGGACGACCTTGACGACGGCGAGGTCGACGCCCAGCTCCTCGGCGGCGACCTGGGCGAGCAGCGACCGGCTGCCCTGGCCCATCTCGGTCGAGCCGCTGAGCACCAGCACCGAGCCGTCGATCTGGATGCGCACCTGCGCGGTCGAGATCGGGTACGCGCCGGCGTCGGACGCGGAGCAGCCGAAGCCGATGCCGTAGTACGGGACGTCCTTGCGGTCGCGCTCGAGCGACTCGACGACCATCTCCAGGTCGGCGGGGATGTCGGCGTCGATGCCGCGCTTTCCGGGCAGGATCTCCTCGCCCTTGCGCACCAGGTTGCGACGGCGGATGTCGGCGCCGGAGATGCCCAGCTGCTCGGCCGCGCGGTCGAGGTTGGTCTCGCCGGCCAGGTTGCCCTGCGGCGCGCCGAAGCCGCGGTACGACGACGCCGGCGACGTGTTCGTGTAGACCGACAGGCCCTTGGCGCGCAGGTTCGGCACCCGGTACGGGCCGAAGCAGCGGTTCACGGCCTTGGCCATGACCAGCGGGCTGTTGTCGGCGTAGGCGCCGGAGTCCATGACCAGGTCGAACTCGCGGGCGAGGAGGGTGCCGTCGGCGGCGAACCCGCTCTTGACCCAGACCTTCGCGGAGTCGACGCGGGTGGTGTAGATGGCCTCCTCGACGGTGAGCGTCAGCTTCACCGGGCGGCCGGTGACCCAGGACGCCACCGACGCCAGCGGCTCGACCTTCGTGTACGACTTCGAGCCGTAGCCGCCGCCGAGGTACGGCGACGTCACGCGCACGCGCGACAGCGGCAGGTCGAAGACGCGGGCGAGGTCGTCGCGGACCATGTACGGGTGCTGTGCCGTCGAGACGACGGTCAGCGCGCCCTCGGCGTACGACGCCACGGCGTTGTACGGCTCCATGGCGTAGGCGTAGAGCATGGGGAAGTACACGGTGTTCTCGACGACGACGGCGCTCTCGGCGAACGCGGCGTCGACGTCGCCCCAGCCCACGGTGACCTCGTGCGCGATGTTCGACAGGACCTCCTCGGCCCCGTCGCCCTCTTCGACGTGCGAGAGGTTCTTGAACGACTCGTCGCCCGTGGCCTCGTAGCTCTGCTCGTGCACCAGCGGGGCGCCGTCGGCCAGCGCGGCCTCGACGTCCATGACCGCCGGCAGGTCCTCGTAGGACACCAGGACCAGCTCGACGGCGTCCGCCGCGGCCGCGACGGTCTCGGCCACCACGACGGCCACCGGCTCGCCGTAGTAGCGCACCTTGTCCGGCGCCAGGATCCAGTGGTCGGTGATGATGTGGCCGAACCGCGCGTGCAGCGACGCGATGTCCTCGGCGGTCACGACGGCGACGACGCCGGGGCTCGCCAGGGCCGCCTCGACGTCGATGCCGGTGATGCGCGCGTGCGCCCGGTCCGAGCGCACGACCTTCGCGTGCGCCATGCCGGGCATCGTCACGTCGACGCAGTACTCCGCCGCGCCGGTGACCTTCTCGACCAGGTCGGGACGCCTGACCGACTTCCCGACGATGTTCTCACCCATGCGCACCTCCCCGCAGCTCCTGTGCCACGTGCTCGACCGCCTCGACGATCGGCTCGTAGCCCGTGCACCGGCAGATGTTGCCCTCGAGGTGCTCGACGATGGCCTCGCGGTCGGGGACCTCGTCGCCGTCGAGCAGGGCCTTCGACATCATGAGGAAGCCCGGCGTGCAGAACCCGCACTGCAGGGCGAAGTTGTCGACGAACGACTCCTGCAGCGGGTGCAGGGTCTGGCCGTCGGAGAGACCCTCGACGGTGGTGACGGCCGCACCGTCGGCGTCGGCGGTCAGGAACGTGCAGGAGCTCACCGGGCGGCCGTCGACCAGCACGGTGCAGACGCCGCACACCTGCAGCTCGCAGCTGACCTTCGTCCCCGTGAGGCCGAGGTCCTCGCGCAGGAAGTCGACCAGCATGGACCTCGGCTCGACCTGCCGGCTGACGCTGACGC
This genomic window contains:
- a CDS encoding xanthine dehydrogenase family protein molybdopterin-binding subunit: MGENIVGKSVRRPDLVEKVTGAAEYCVDVTMPGMAHAKVVRSDRAHARITGIDVEAALASPGVVAVVTAEDIASLHARFGHIITDHWILAPDKVRYYGEPVAVVVAETVAAAADAVELVLVSYEDLPAVMDVEAALADGAPLVHEQSYEATGDESFKNLSHVEEGDGAEEVLSNIAHEVTVGWGDVDAAFAESAVVVENTVYFPMLYAYAMEPYNAVASYAEGALTVVSTAQHPYMVRDDLARVFDLPLSRVRVTSPYLGGGYGSKSYTKVEPLASVASWVTGRPVKLTLTVEEAIYTTRVDSAKVWVKSGFAADGTLLAREFDLVMDSGAYADNSPLVMAKAVNRCFGPYRVPNLRAKGLSVYTNTSPASSYRGFGAPQGNLAGETNLDRAAEQLGISGADIRRRNLVRKGEEILPGKRGIDADIPADLEMVVESLERDRKDVPYYGIGFGCSASDAGAYPISTAQVRIQIDGSVLVLSGSTEMGQGSRSLLAQVAAEELGVDLAVVKVVQSDTSVTPYERTTGASRTTTLVGLALQRACADARSRLRDMAAELFECSADAVRDLPGAVAGPDGRELDFGSVVRQWFGGSAGEVTGVGLLRRDGATQKMPPFWEVGMVGVAVEIDPETGVVAVDQLVTVADVGFAINPRAVEGQDLGAATQGLGSALHEELVYDGPQLANANVVDYRVPRVKDLPRKIDLMIAERRDGVGPYGAKGAGEGTLNPIGGAVASAVARAVGRWPDRLPLTPERVWRLMNSD
- a CDS encoding GntR family transcriptional regulator is translated as MAKAKAAAADNGQSAAGQEVLDRLAQSVRGTFQTVEDMTQSFIREAILQGHFPPGQRLNLDNIAATLGVSRMPVRASLRQLEGEGLVRIHAHRGVTVSVLLPDEIAEIYELRILLETYLLERAMPHLNEDILRDLRKSAEAMESAADLADGLEIRKDFYEKLYALAERPRALGEAKHLRGSVGRYLLLLRVTEEHGGHPGLLSHLEKGDLEGGKKWLSTHLSHVSEELQKLVSENGPTAAATTR
- a CDS encoding alpha/beta fold hydrolase gives rise to the protein MSRVRVGDLDIAYQVTGTGPALLLVAGTGYNGSTWWPGMVNDLARDYTVITYDHRGTGRTTGPAGAFSTRMLAADALGLLSALGISTAHVVGHSMGGRVAQWMALDGAARVGGLILAASGPGPLPGAEDGHTRGIPAKMAAGMVELGYDGYVRKSQRDTFFTESYALAHPEPVDWLFDAFWEGRPTLVDYFQHVTARQQHDTVELLRLIAHPAFVLVGDADAHAGGTGSHVDQSLYLARALPSATLSVLPGVKHGYFWEAPVESVARIKRWLADVDVAVTS
- a CDS encoding MFS transporter produces the protein MTDLPTGDDESRGPLRRRDFAIYWWAGIVSSPGNWASNVCASVLMLSLTGSPFMVGVVNFAIFIPNLLFSLPAGALGDRVERRRMVVVTQSVALVVAAVMAVLSGSGSLTPWVLVATCFLLGTANAFTKPPMLALIALLVPRAQVARATALNVVQFQFGQIAGPGIASVILLAATPTWAFTFNAVSCLGPIVAMLLIRLDATADRGAVKKKSSGGVVEGLRFVARTPLMPAILLAVVLTNAAVEALRTLAPTLSHELDLPDAAGVIIMGNSIGAMLGLVTFGLIEKVLPRRWMLTTAFALQALGAAVVAVGGSLPVLALGALPIGIGFSLSIPLLSGSLQMLSPDDFRSRVMAVFSMAHLGLRPLFALVAGALATAFGGAWALAVFGVIALVVAVVIRRLRVDTA
- a CDS encoding (2Fe-2S)-binding protein, with amino-acid sequence MTESVSEPVATSGPPRMPVTVDVNGVSVSRQVEPRSMLVDFLREDLGLTGTKVSCELQVCGVCTVLVDGRPVSSCTFLTADADGAAVTTVEGLSDGQTLHPLQESFVDNFALQCGFCTPGFLMMSKALLDGDEVPDREAIVEHLEGNICRCTGYEPIVEAVEHVAQELRGGAHG